A part of Thermoflexus hugenholtzii JAD2 genomic DNA contains:
- the era gene encoding GTPase Era — MNTHPASEPEPSIPGIPEYEEVPPGHKAGFVAIIGKPNVGKSTLLNAYLGTKIAIVSPKPQTTRHRILGVLTRPDAQVIFMDTPGIHQPFHKLGEYMVEVARRAIPDADVVVFLVDASQWPDEEDRMIAELLKEQAADKPVILALNKIDLLKSDREAHLAAYRALAPTPPDAEPPFPWEEVQISAIRGDNLDQLLERIIAHLPEGPRYYDPEMLTDQPMQMIVAELIREKALLLLREEVPHGIAVEITDWVDRNPNLTYIAATIYVEKETHKPIVIGENGQMLKRIGAAARQEIEALLGHAVYLELWVKVRKNWRRDPEQLRRLGYALPRERKGRR, encoded by the coding sequence GTGAACACCCATCCCGCTTCGGAGCCCGAGCCCTCGATCCCGGGGATCCCGGAATACGAGGAGGTCCCCCCGGGCCATAAGGCCGGCTTCGTGGCCATCATCGGCAAGCCCAACGTGGGCAAGTCCACCCTGCTCAACGCCTACCTGGGGACCAAGATCGCCATCGTTTCCCCGAAGCCCCAGACCACCCGCCATCGCATCCTGGGCGTGCTGACCCGGCCCGACGCCCAGGTGATCTTCATGGACACCCCGGGGATCCATCAGCCCTTCCACAAGCTGGGGGAGTATATGGTGGAGGTGGCCCGCCGGGCCATCCCGGACGCCGATGTGGTGGTCTTCCTGGTGGACGCTTCCCAGTGGCCGGATGAGGAGGATCGCATGATCGCCGAGCTGCTGAAGGAGCAGGCGGCGGATAAGCCTGTGATCCTCGCCCTGAACAAGATCGATCTTCTGAAATCCGACCGGGAGGCCCACCTGGCCGCCTACCGGGCCCTGGCCCCTACCCCGCCGGACGCCGAACCCCCTTTCCCCTGGGAGGAAGTTCAGATCTCCGCCATTCGAGGGGATAACCTGGATCAGCTACTGGAACGGATCATCGCCCATCTCCCGGAGGGGCCCCGCTATTACGACCCCGAGATGCTGACGGACCAGCCGATGCAAATGATCGTGGCGGAGCTCATCCGGGAGAAGGCCCTGCTCCTGCTGCGGGAGGAAGTCCCCCACGGGATCGCGGTGGAGATCACCGACTGGGTGGATCGCAACCCGAACCTCACCTACATCGCCGCCACGATCTATGTGGAGAAAGAGACCCACAAGCCCATCGTCATCGGCGAGAACGGGCAGATGCTCAAGCGCATCGGGGCGGCGGCCCGTCAGGAGATCGAGGCCCTCCTGGGCCATGCGGTTTACCTCGAGCTCTGGGTGAAGGTCCGCAAGAACTGGCGGCGGGATCCGGAGCAGCTGCGCCGCCTGGGCTACGCCCTCCCCCGGGAGCGCAAAGGCCGCCGTTGA
- the truB gene encoding tRNA pseudouridine(55) synthase TruB, protein MKGPAGLLVLDKPQGWTSHDVVERVRRLTRVRRVGHAGTLDPLATGVLVVLIGPATRLAEFLLRHDKRYRATLRLGIATDTGDAEGRVLFERPVAISREAFEEVLQAFIGEIDQIPPAFSAIRMGGERLYEKARRGEPVSPPPRRVRIDALRLVEWNPPWAVLEVDCSAGTYIRALARDIGERLGCGAHLTALRRLASGPFTLADAVPWEAFEAAARAGSWTAYLRPVGEALPDWPPVTPGEALLVRLRHGQALPAAALPHPGPRLRVHGPDGELIALLERRGDRWQPVRVFPEDP, encoded by the coding sequence ATGAAAGGGCCCGCAGGCCTGCTGGTGCTGGACAAACCCCAGGGCTGGACCTCCCACGACGTCGTGGAGCGGGTCCGGCGGTTGACCCGCGTCCGGCGGGTGGGCCACGCCGGGACGCTGGATCCCCTGGCGACCGGGGTGCTGGTGGTGCTGATCGGGCCGGCCACCCGGCTGGCGGAGTTCCTGCTTCGGCACGACAAGCGTTACCGGGCCACTCTCCGCCTGGGGATCGCCACCGACACGGGAGATGCGGAAGGACGTGTCCTGTTCGAGCGGCCGGTGGCGATCTCGCGGGAGGCCTTCGAGGAGGTCCTGCAGGCCTTCATCGGGGAGATCGATCAGATCCCCCCCGCCTTCTCCGCCATCCGGATGGGTGGGGAGCGGCTGTATGAGAAGGCCCGCCGGGGCGAGCCGGTGTCTCCCCCACCGCGCCGGGTGCGCATTGACGCCCTGCGGCTGGTGGAGTGGAACCCTCCATGGGCGGTCCTGGAGGTGGACTGCTCCGCGGGCACGTATATCCGCGCCCTGGCCCGGGACATCGGGGAGCGCCTGGGATGCGGAGCCCATCTGACGGCGCTGCGGCGCCTGGCCAGCGGGCCCTTCACCCTGGCCGACGCGGTCCCTTGGGAGGCCTTCGAGGCTGCCGCCCGGGCGGGATCCTGGACGGCTTACCTGCGCCCGGTGGGGGAGGCATTGCCGGACTGGCCCCCGGTGACCCCGGGCGAGGCGCTCCTCGTCCGGCTGCGCCACGGCCAGGCCCTCCCGGCGGCCGCGCTCCCCCATCCCGGCCCCCGCCTCCGGGTCCACGGACCGGATGGGGAGCTGATTGCCCTGCTGGAACGAAGGGGGGACCGCTGGCAGCCCGTGCGGGTGTTCCCGGAGGATCCATGA
- a CDS encoding bifunctional riboflavin kinase/FAD synthetase — translation MRFVQDLEEVEPFPSVVTVGAFDGVHLGHQALIAQVVAMARATGGRAVVVTFFPHPAVVLRGETPFYLTSPEEKRRYIARLGVDLLVQLPFTPETARIRAAAFVEQLVRIGMRALWAGPDFALGYRREGTLPVLEALGRQHGYTVHVAMEFRLGGRPVRSSRIREALRQGDVRAAAACLGRPFAVSGEVIAGAGRGQRLGFPTANLAIWPEHALPADGVYACWADLPEGIRRMAVVNIGVRPTFDQSQERIVEAHLLDWHGDLYGQRVTLHFIERLREERRFPSVADLVAQIHRDVERARALLEAMAPPVPIEAE, via the coding sequence ATGCGTTTCGTCCAGGATCTGGAGGAGGTGGAGCCGTTCCCTTCCGTGGTGACGGTGGGTGCCTTCGACGGCGTGCACCTGGGCCATCAGGCCCTCATCGCCCAGGTCGTGGCCATGGCCCGGGCGACAGGCGGGCGCGCCGTGGTGGTCACTTTCTTCCCGCACCCCGCCGTGGTCCTGCGCGGGGAGACGCCGTTCTACCTCACGTCCCCCGAGGAGAAGCGGCGCTACATCGCCCGCCTGGGGGTGGACCTGCTGGTCCAGCTCCCCTTCACGCCGGAGACGGCCCGCATCCGGGCCGCGGCGTTCGTCGAGCAGCTGGTCCGCATCGGCATGCGGGCCCTCTGGGCCGGCCCGGATTTCGCCCTGGGTTATCGGCGGGAGGGGACCCTGCCCGTCCTGGAGGCGCTGGGCCGCCAGCATGGCTACACAGTTCACGTCGCCATGGAGTTCCGTCTGGGCGGTCGCCCGGTGCGCAGCAGTCGGATCCGCGAGGCGCTGCGGCAGGGGGACGTGCGCGCCGCCGCGGCGTGCCTGGGGCGTCCCTTCGCGGTCAGCGGGGAGGTCATCGCCGGGGCCGGCCGGGGGCAGCGCCTGGGCTTCCCCACTGCGAACCTCGCGATCTGGCCGGAGCACGCCCTCCCGGCGGACGGGGTGTATGCGTGCTGGGCGGATCTGCCGGAAGGGATCCGCCGCATGGCGGTGGTCAACATCGGGGTCCGGCCCACCTTCGATCAGAGCCAGGAGCGCATCGTCGAGGCCCATCTGCTGGACTGGCACGGCGATCTATACGGCCAGCGGGTGACGCTGCACTTTATCGAACGCCTGCGGGAGGAGCGCCGGTTCCCGTCGGTCGCGGACCTGGTCGCGCAGATCCATCGGGACGTCGAGCGGGCCCGCGCGTTGCTGGAGGCGATGGCGCCGCCCGTTCCCATCGAGGCGGAGTAA
- the scpB gene encoding SMC-Scp complex subunit ScpB, whose product MTEPEREWFPRPLIQPNGGLPLEARVEALLFVAEEPPSVVQLARALEATPEAVEEALRGLAKRLKDRGLRLQRKGDRVQLVTAPEAAEDVRRFLGLTAGPRLSPAALETLAIIAYRQPITRAEIEAIRGVNCDGVLRTLLARGLIEEVGRSEGPGRPILYGTTFLFLQHFGLRSLEDLPPLDGAEEGASAT is encoded by the coding sequence GTGACCGAGCCGGAGCGGGAATGGTTCCCCCGGCCGCTGATCCAGCCGAACGGGGGGCTCCCCCTGGAGGCGCGGGTGGAGGCGTTGCTGTTTGTCGCGGAGGAGCCCCCTTCGGTTGTTCAGCTGGCCCGGGCTCTGGAGGCCACCCCGGAGGCGGTGGAGGAGGCGCTGCGGGGGCTGGCGAAGCGCCTGAAGGATCGGGGGCTCCGGCTGCAGCGGAAGGGGGATCGGGTGCAGCTGGTGACCGCGCCGGAGGCGGCGGAGGACGTGCGACGTTTCCTGGGCCTGACCGCAGGCCCGCGGCTTTCCCCCGCCGCCCTGGAGACGCTGGCCATCATCGCTTACCGCCAGCCCATCACCCGCGCGGAGATCGAGGCCATCCGCGGGGTGAACTGCGATGGGGTGCTGCGCACCCTCCTCGCCCGCGGGCTGATCGAGGAGGTCGGGCGGTCGGAAGGGCCGGGCCGCCCCATCCTTTATGGGACCACCTTCCTCTTCCTCCAGCATTTTGGGCTGCGTTCCCTGGAGGACCTCCCGCCCCTGGATGGGGCAGAGGAGGGCGCCTCCGCTACGTGA